The following coding sequences are from one Lolium rigidum isolate FL_2022 chromosome 6, APGP_CSIRO_Lrig_0.1, whole genome shotgun sequence window:
- the LOC124668114 gene encoding cytochrome P450 710A1-like, whose translation MVELLPPAAGFPDLRAAAPFLAAAVALYFLLEQLSYLRKKGPLPGPSLVVPFLGSVAHMVRDPAGFWDAQAARARESGSGLAADFLIGRFVVFIRDSELSHRVFANVRPDAFHLIGHPFGKRLFGDHNLIYMFGDDHKDLRRRIAPNFTPRALSTYAHLQQRVILAHLRRWLDDQAAGSEPMPLRVPCRDMNLETSQTVFVGPYLSEKARERFAKDYALFNVGLMAMPVDLPGFAFRRARLAVARLVRTLGDCARQSKARMRAGADPECLVDYWMQDTVRETDEAATAGNPPPAHTDDEELGGFLFDFLFAAQDASTSSLCWAVSALESHPDVLARVRAEVAAVWSPESGEPITAEKIQGMRYTQAVAREVVRYRPPATLVPHIAGEPFQLTEWYTVPKGAIVFPSVYESSFQGFPAPDAFDPDRFFSDERREDVAFKRNFLAFGAGAHQCVGQRYALNHLVLFLALFVSVADFKRDTTDGCDDPVYMPTIVPRDGCSVYLNQRCASFPSF comes from the coding sequence ATGGTAGAGCTGCTCCCGCCAGCCGCCGGTTTCCCGGACCTGCGCGCGGCCGCGCCGttcttggcggcggcggtggcgctctACTTCCTGCTCGAGCAGCTGTCCTACCTCCGCAAGAAGGGCCCTCTACCGGGCCCGTCCCTCGTCGTCCCGTTCCTCGGCAGCGTCGCGCACATGGTCCGCGACCCGGCGGGGTTCTGGGACGCGCAGGCGGCGCGCGCCAGGGAGTCCGGCTCCGGCCTCGCCGCCGACTTCCTCATCGGCCGCTTCGTCGTCTTCATCCGCGACTCGGAGCTCTCCCACCGCGTCTTCGCCAACGTGCGCCCCGACGCCTTCCACCTCATCGGCCACCCCTTCGGCAAGCGCCTCTTCGGCGACCACAACCTCATCTACATGTTCGGCGACGACCACAAGGACCTGCGCCGCAGGATCGCGCCAAACTTCACGCCCCGCGCGCTCTCCACCTACGCGCACCTCCAGCAGCGCGTCATCCTCGCCCACCTCCGCCGCTGGCTCGACGACCAGGCCGCCGGCTCCGAGCCCATGCCGCTGCGTGTCCCCTGCCGCGACATGAACCTCGAGACCTCCCAGACGGTCTTCGTCGGGCCCTACCTCTCCGAGAAGGCCCGGGAGCGCTTCGCCAAGGACTACGCGCTCTTCAACGTCGGCCTCATGGCCATGCCCGTCGACCTGCCCGGCTTCGCCTTCCGCCGCGCCAGGCTCGCCGTCGCGCGCCTGGTCCGCACGCTCGGGGACTGCGCACGCCAGAGCAAGGCCCGCATGCGCGCCGGCGCCGaccccgagtgcctcgtcgactACTGGATGCAGGACACGGTGCGCGAGACGGACGAGGCAGCGACGGCCGGAAACCCCCCGCCCGCGCACACCGACGACGAGGAGCTCGGGGGGTTCCTGTTCGACTTCCTCTTCGCCGCGCAGGACGCGTCCACCTCCTCGCTCTGCTGGGCGGTCTCCGCGCTCGAGTCCCACCCGGACGTGCTCGCGCGTGTGCGCGCCGAGGTGGCGGCCGTCTGGTCGCCGGAGTCAGGCGAGCCCATCACGGCCGAGAAGATCCAGGGGATGAGGTACACGCAGGCGGTGGCGCGCGAGGTGGTCCGCTACCGGCCGCCGGCGACGCTGGTGCCGCACATCGCGGGCGAGCCGTTCCAGCTCACCGAATGGTACACGGTGCCCAAGGGCGCCATCGTGTTCCCGTCCGTCTACGAGTCCTCCTTCCAGGGCTTCCCGGCGCCCGACGCCTTCGACCCGGACCGCTTCTTCTCCGACGAGCGCAGGGAGGACGTGGCGTTCAAGCGCAACTTCCTGGCATTCGGCGCCGGCGCGCACCAGTGCGTCGGCCAGCGCTACGCGCTCAACcacctcgtcctcttcctcgcgctCTTCGTCTCCGTCGCCGACTTCAAGCGGGACACGACGGACGGCTGCGACGACCCCGTCTACATGCCCACCATCGTCCCCAGGGACGGCTGCTCCGTCTACCTCAACCAACGCTGCGCAAGCTTCCCGTCCTTCTGA